GGGCTACCACGAGAAGTACTACGCGAAGGCCCAGGACGCCCGCGCGTGGGTGAAACGCGACTTCGAGGAGGCGTTCGAGGAGGCGGACGTGATCGCCAGCCCGACCATGCCGATCCCGCCCTTCGAGGTCGGCGAGAGCCTCGACGACCCGATGCAGATGTACCTCTCGGACGCCAACACGGTTCCGGTAAACCTCGCGAACCTCCCGGCGATCTCGGTTCCGGCGGGTGAGACCGATGGGCTTCCTGTCGGACTGCAGTTGGTCGGCCCCGCCTTCGGCGAGGAACGGATCATCCATGCCGCGAGCGCGCTCGAATAGCCCGTTCTGTCGGCTGTAAGTAACTGTGTGAAACTCCGTCCAGCTCCGAGCCAGCGAGCATCTCGAACGACGTACAGCCGACGGTATCAGTCCTTCGGGGAGAGCTTCCCGGCAAAGGTCTGGAACTCGATGGTCCCGTCGGGGATGTAGAACGTATCGGTCGCGAACTCGTAGACGTTCTCGGGCGTCTCCGCGTGCCAGATGATGTAACCGAATTCCCCCTCAGTCAGCTGTTCGTCCATCGTGATCGTCGCCTCGGGATCCGAGAACTCGGCGAACAGGTCCTCGAACAGCCCCTCGATCTCCTCGAGACCGCGGACCGTTCCCATGTTGGTGACGACGACCGACCCGTCGGTGTAGTCCTCCATGATTCCCGCTACGTCCTGCTCGATGAAAGCCTCCCAGTGGTGCTCGAAAACGGATTCTGTG
This window of the Halalkalicoccus subterraneus genome carries:
- a CDS encoding nuclear transport factor 2 family protein — its product is MSTTESVFEHHWEAFIEQDVAGIMEDYTDGSVVVTNMGTVRGLEEIEGLFEDLFAEFSDPEATITMDEQLTEGEFGYIIWHAETPENVYEFATDTFYIPDGTIEFQTFAGKLSPKD